TCCACGAGTTCGGGCACGCGCTGCACGGCCTGTTCGGCCAGACCGCGTACCCGAAGCTGTCGGGCACGAGCGTGTACCGCGACTTCGTCGAGTTCCCGAGCCAGGTCAACGAGATGTGGATGCTGTGGCCGGAGGTGCTCGCCAACTACGCCGTCCACCACGTGACCGGTGAGCGGATGCCGCAGGAGCTCGTCGACCGCCTGCTGGCCGCCGAGCAGTGGGGCGAGGGCCACGCCACCGCCGAGTACCTCGCCGCGGCGCTGCTCGACCAGGCCTGGCACCGCATCACCGCGGACGACGAGGTCGACGACGTCGCCGCGTTCGAGGCGCGCGCGCTGGCGGAGGCCGGCCTCGACGACGCGCTGGTGCCGCCGCGGTACGCGAGCACCTACTTCGCGCACACCTTCTCGGGCGGCTACAGCGCCGGGTACTACTCGTACATCTGGAGCGAGGTGCTCGACGCCGACACGGTCGAGTGGTTCCGCGAGCACGGCGGCCTCACCCGCGAGAACGGCGAGCGGTTCCGTCGCCGGCTCCTCGGCGTCGGCGGCGCGGGCGACCCGCTCGAGGCGTACCGCGACTTCCGCGGCCGCGACGCGGAACTCGCGCCGCTGCTGCGTCGCCGCGGGCTCGACCGCGACGCGTGAGACGCCAACGCGCCGCCGCCCCGAGGGGGCGGCGGCGCGTTGCTGCGTCGTGCGGGCGCAGGGCCCGTCGCGCGACGTGCGTCAGATGGCGAAGCCCAGGGCGCGCATCTGGTCGCGCCCGTCGTCGGTGATCCGCTCCGGACCCCACGGCGGCATCCACACCCAGTTGATGCGGAACGCCTCGACGACCCCGTCGAGCGCCTGCGCGGTCTGCTCCTCGAGCACGTCCGTCAGCGGGCATCCGGCGCTCGTGAGCGTCATGTGGATGATCAGCGCGTCGTGCTCGTCGTCCCAGCCGAGGTCGTAGATCAGGCCGAGGTCGACGACGTTCACCCCGAGCTCGGGGTCCATCACGTCCTTCAGGGCCTCTTCGACCTGATCGAACTTCTCCGGTGCCAGCGTCGAAACCATGGCCTCAGCTTACGGCCGCGCCGTCGAGATAGCGATCGTAGCCCTCGTCCTCGAGACGGTCGGCCAGCTCGGGGCCGCCCTCCTCGGCCACGCGTCCGGCGACGAACACGTGCACGAAGTCCGGCTTGATGTAGCGCAGGATGCGCGTGTAGTGCGTGATCAGCAGCACGCCGAGGCCCGTCTCCGCCTTGGCGCGGTTGACGCCCTCGGAGACGATCTTCAGCGCGTCGACGTCGAGACCGGAGTCGGTCTCGTCGAGCACGGCGAACTCGGGCTTCAGCAGTTCGAGCTGGAGGATCTCGTTGCGCTTCTTCTCGCCGCCCGAGAACCCCTCGTTGACGTTGCGCTCGGCGAAGGCCGGGTCCATGCGCAGGTTCGCCATCGACTCGCGGACGTCCTTCACCCAGCCGCGCACCGCGGGGGCCTGGCCGTCGATCGCGGTCTTCGCGGTGCGGAGGAAGTTGGTGACGGTCACACCGGGGATCTCCACCGGGTACTGCATGGCGAGGAACAGGCCCGCGCGGGCGCGCTCGTCGACGCTCATCTCGAGCACGTCCTCACCGTCGAGGGTGATGGAGCCGGAGACGACCGTGTACTTGGGGTGGCCGGCGATCGTGTAGGCCAGGGTCGACTTGCCCGATCCGTTCGGGCCCATGATCGCGTGGATCTCGCCCTTGCGGATGGTCAGGTCGACGCCGCGCAGGATCTCGCGGGTGCCCTGATCGGTCTCGACGTTGACGTGGAGGTCCTTGATCTCGAGGACAGACATGTTGTTGCGTTCACTTCCCGGCGCGCGCGGCGCCGTGGTCGGGGATTCAGACGTTGAGGGTGACGGCCGGGTCGATGAAGACGCCGCCGTCGACGAGCTCCACCCGGTAGACGGGGACGGGCTCGTAGGCGGGGAGGGTGAGGGGCTTGCCGGTCTTCAGGGAGAACTTCGACCCGTGCGCCCAGCACTCGAGCGTGTCGTCCTCCACGAAGCCCTCGGCGAGCGAGATGTCGCCGTGGGTGCAGGTGTCGCCGATGGCGTGCACCGCTCCCGCGGCGTCCTTCACGACGGCGATCGGCGTGCCCTCGACGACGAAGCGCTGGGCCTGGTCGGCCTCGAGCGCATCGACGTCGCAGACGCGGACGGCGGTCACGACGGCAGCACCCCGCCGGCGAGCTCGGCCTCGATCGCGGCGGCGAGGTGCTCCTCGAGCTCCGGCACGCGGATCTTCTGCACGATCTCGGCGAGGAACCCGATGACGACCAGGCGCCGGGCCTCGTCCTCCCGGATGCCGCGCGCCTGGAGGTAGAAGAGCTGCTCGTCGTCGAAGCGGCCGGTCGCGCTCGCGTGGCCGGCGCCCTGGATGTCGCCGGTCTCGATCTCGAGGTTCGGGATCGAGTCGGCGCGCGCGCCGGGCGTGAGCACGAGGTTGCGGTTCGCCTCGTAGGAGTCGGTGCCGACCGCGTCGCGACCGATCAGCACGTCGCCGATCCAGACGCTGCGGGCGGTCTCGCCCTGGAGCGCGCCCTTGTAGAGCACGTCGCCGCGCGTGTGCGGCCCCTTGTGGTGCAGGAAGACCTGGCTCTCGAAGTGCTGGCCGGCGTCGGAGAAGCTCAGGCCGTACAGCTCAGCCTCCGAGCCCTCGCCCGCGAGCTCGACGCTCGGGTTGAGGCGAACGACACCGCCGCCGAAGGAGACGACGACGTGGCGCAGGTACGCGTCGCGCTCCACGCGCGCCTGGTGGGCGGCGGCGTGGATCGCGTCGTCGGCCCACTCCTGGACGCTCACGACGGTGAGGTTCGCGCCCTCGCGGACGAGCACCTCCACGTTCTGGGCGAACGTCGTGCTGCCGGAGTGGCGAAGCACGATGGTGCCGCGCGAGTTGGGCTTCGCCTCGAGCACGACGTGCCCGTTGGCGCGACGCTCGGCGCCGTTGCCCGTGAGGCTGATCACGACCGGCGCGTCGAGCTCGACGTCCTGGGGCACCACCACGTGCAGCGCCTCGTCGGTGTGCGTCCACGCGAGCGCGCTCGGCAGGTCCTCCGGCGTGAACGCCTCGCCGCGGGGCGCCTGGCCGACGGCCAGGGTGCCCACCGTCACGGCGTCGGCGCCGGAGAGCTGCCACGCCACGGCCGGGTCGCCCGGGCGGTCGTCGGTCGCGACGTCGGCGAGGACGCCGGCGATGCGGGCGACCGGCGTGTGCTTCCAGTCGACCTCGGTGCCGGCGGGCATGCCGAAGTCTGCGGGGTCGTACGAGCGCGTGCGCTCGGTTCGGGTCTGGACCGGTACGAATGCACCGGCTC
This is a stretch of genomic DNA from Agromyces sp. SYSU T00194. It encodes these proteins:
- a CDS encoding metal-sulfur cluster assembly factor — protein: MVSTLAPEKFDQVEEALKDVMDPELGVNVVDLGLIYDLGWDDEHDALIIHMTLTSAGCPLTDVLEEQTAQALDGVVEAFRINWVWMPPWGPERITDDGRDQMRALGFAI
- a CDS encoding non-heme iron oxygenase ferredoxin subunit — encoded protein: MTAVRVCDVDALEADQAQRFVVEGTPIAVVKDAAGAVHAIGDTCTHGDISLAEGFVEDDTLECWAHGSKFSLKTGKPLTLPAYEPVPVYRVELVDGGVFIDPAVTLNV
- the sufD gene encoding Fe-S cluster assembly protein SufD, which encodes MTSAIQTPPVAPGSRAHSDGAGAFVPVQTRTERTRSYDPADFGMPAGTEVDWKHTPVARIAGVLADVATDDRPGDPAVAWQLSGADAVTVGTLAVGQAPRGEAFTPEDLPSALAWTHTDEALHVVVPQDVELDAPVVISLTGNGAERRANGHVVLEAKPNSRGTIVLRHSGSTTFAQNVEVLVREGANLTVVSVQEWADDAIHAAAHQARVERDAYLRHVVVSFGGGVVRLNPSVELAGEGSEAELYGLSFSDAGQHFESQVFLHHKGPHTRGDVLYKGALQGETARSVWIGDVLIGRDAVGTDSYEANRNLVLTPGARADSIPNLEIETGDIQGAGHASATGRFDDEQLFYLQARGIREDEARRLVVIGFLAEIVQKIRVPELEEHLAAAIEAELAGGVLPS
- the sufC gene encoding Fe-S cluster assembly ATPase SufC, producing the protein MSVLEIKDLHVNVETDQGTREILRGVDLTIRKGEIHAIMGPNGSGKSTLAYTIAGHPKYTVVSGSITLDGEDVLEMSVDERARAGLFLAMQYPVEIPGVTVTNFLRTAKTAIDGQAPAVRGWVKDVRESMANLRMDPAFAERNVNEGFSGGEKKRNEILQLELLKPEFAVLDETDSGLDVDALKIVSEGVNRAKAETGLGVLLITHYTRILRYIKPDFVHVFVAGRVAEEGGPELADRLEDEGYDRYLDGAAVS